A region of Impatiens glandulifera unplaced genomic scaffold, dImpGla2.1, whole genome shotgun sequence DNA encodes the following proteins:
- the LOC124917717 gene encoding 60S ribosomal protein L10a-2-like, whose protein sequence is LQSDALREAITQISTDAKEKKCNFTETDELQIGLKNYDLQKDKRFSGSVKLPHIPRPKMKVCMLGDAQHIVECANLSLGRRFSPEPEVLLRILCLVTLIMY, encoded by the exons CTTCAGAGTGATGCCCTGAGAGAAGCTATTACTCAGATATCAACTGATGCTAAGGAGAAGAAGTGCAACTTCACTGAAACTGATGAACTGCAGATTGGGTTGAAGAATTATGATCTCCAGAAAGACAAGCGTTTCAGTGGTTCAGTAAAGTTGCCTCATATTCCTCGCCCCAAGATGAAGGTCTGCATGCTTGGTGATGCTCAGCATATTGTAGAG TGTGCTAATTTGAGCCTAGGACGGAGATTCAGCCCTGAGCCTGAGGTACTTCTTCGCATCCTTTGTTTGGTTACGCTTATTATGTACTGA